The Nitrogeniibacter aestuarii genome has a window encoding:
- the fliJ gene encoding flagellar export protein FliJ, with protein sequence MSKPFPLQTLLDMANSRMDDAARRLGELIANESEDCRKLEVLEDYRTEYQAKFAEALRNGIDPQAMRNYSLFIGKLDEAIIAQREVVAQSKERTAVGQKAWIDQRTKAKAFDALSKRHQVKEARDEHKREQRQSDEHASKQFRDRHSDE encoded by the coding sequence ATGAGCAAGCCGTTTCCGTTGCAAACCCTGCTCGACATGGCAAACAGCCGCATGGACGACGCTGCGCGTCGGCTGGGCGAACTGATCGCCAACGAGTCGGAGGATTGTCGCAAGCTGGAGGTGCTGGAGGACTACCGGACCGAGTACCAGGCAAAGTTTGCAGAGGCCCTGCGCAACGGAATCGATCCGCAGGCCATGCGCAACTACAGCCTGTTCATCGGCAAACTCGACGAGGCCATCATTGCCCAGCGCGAGGTGGTTGCCCAGTCGAAGGAGCGCACGGCGGTTGGCCAGAAAGCCTGGATCGACCAGCGCACCAAGGCCAAGGCATTCGATGCCCTGTCCAAGCGCCATCAGGTCAAAGAGGCCCGTGACGAGCACAAGCGCGAACAGCGCCAGAGTGACGAACACGCCAGCAAGCAGTTCCGCGACCGCCATTCCGACGAGTAG
- the fliG gene encoding flagellar motor switch protein FliG, which translates to MSAEEGIEKAALLMFSLGSDLASEVLKHLGPKEVQKLGHAMANMPSHPRSKVEPILDELETHSEQGSPIEANEEEIRAMLTKALGDDRAAHIISRVLQGSDTAGIESLKWMDAATAADLIKNEHPQIIATILVHLEYDQAGEILKHFTDRLRNDVVLRIATLDGVQPSALKELNDALSRTLSGASTVKKAAMGGVRHAADILNFVGAAAETAVIDNVREYDPDLAQKILDEMFVFDNLMEIDDRGIQTILREVQSDSLVVALKGAQEDMREKIFKNMSQRAAEMLREDLESRGPVRLSEVEAEQKEILKIVRRLAEEGQIMLGGKGGDDAFV; encoded by the coding sequence ATGAGCGCCGAAGAAGGCATTGAAAAAGCTGCCCTGCTGATGTTCTCGCTGGGCTCCGATCTGGCCTCCGAGGTCCTCAAGCACCTGGGGCCCAAGGAAGTGCAGAAGCTCGGCCACGCCATGGCCAACATGCCCTCGCACCCGCGCTCCAAGGTCGAGCCCATCCTCGACGAACTCGAGACGCATAGCGAACAGGGCTCACCCATCGAGGCCAACGAGGAAGAGATTCGCGCCATGCTCACCAAGGCGCTGGGCGATGACCGCGCTGCGCACATCATCTCGCGGGTGTTGCAGGGTTCCGACACCGCCGGCATCGAGAGTCTCAAGTGGATGGATGCGGCCACCGCGGCCGACCTCATCAAGAACGAGCATCCGCAGATCATTGCCACCATCCTGGTGCACCTGGAATACGACCAGGCCGGCGAGATTCTCAAACACTTCACCGACCGCCTGCGCAACGACGTCGTGCTGCGGATCGCGACGCTCGACGGCGTGCAGCCCAGTGCGCTCAAAGAACTCAATGACGCGCTCTCCCGCACCCTCTCCGGCGCCTCCACGGTCAAGAAGGCGGCCATGGGCGGCGTGCGCCACGCCGCCGACATCCTCAACTTCGTGGGTGCGGCGGCCGAGACGGCGGTCATCGACAATGTGCGCGAATACGATCCGGATCTGGCACAGAAGATCCTCGACGAGATGTTCGTGTTCGACAACCTCATGGAAATCGACGATCGCGGCATCCAGACCATCCTGCGCGAGGTGCAGTCCGACTCGCTGGTGGTGGCCCTCAAGGGCGCCCAGGAAGACATGCGCGAGAAGATCTTCAAGAACATGTCCCAGCGCGCCGCCGAGATGCTGCGCGAGGATCTGGAATCGCGCGGCCCGGTGCGCCTCTCCGAGGTGGAAGCCGAGCAGAAGGAAATCCTCAAGATCGTGCGGCGCCTGGCCGAGGAAGGCCAGATCATGCTCGGCGGCAAGGGAGGCGACGATGCCTTCGTGTAA
- the fliM gene encoding flagellar motor switch protein FliM: MSDFLSQDEVDALLRGVTGETEESEADDGDEGGVRPYNLGTQERIVRGRMPTMELINERFARYLRIGLFNFMHRNAEISVGSIKVQKYSEFVRNLVVPTNLNLVNAKPLRGTGLVVFDPNLVFLVVDNMFGGDGRFHTRVEGRDFTATESRIIMGMLETVFKEYERAWAPVYELKLEYVRSEMNSQFANIATPSEIVVSTMFSLELGGAQADMHICFPYSMLEPIRETLYSTMQSDSVTQDRRWIGTMTKQIKSATVELTANLGEATVTLRDIVNMRVGDVIPLNVPERIKGEVDGVTVLEGQYGVLNGQYALRVDRMIPPEDSDDPPDPGEQNG, encoded by the coding sequence ATGTCAGATTTTCTCTCCCAGGACGAAGTCGACGCGCTACTGCGCGGCGTCACCGGGGAAACCGAGGAATCCGAAGCCGATGACGGCGACGAGGGTGGCGTTCGCCCGTACAACCTGGGCACGCAGGAGCGGATCGTGCGTGGGCGCATGCCCACGATGGAGCTCATCAACGAGCGCTTTGCACGCTACCTGCGTATCGGCCTGTTCAACTTCATGCACCGGAACGCCGAAATTTCCGTCGGCTCGATCAAGGTGCAGAAGTACAGCGAGTTCGTGCGCAACCTGGTGGTGCCCACCAACCTCAACCTGGTCAATGCCAAGCCCCTGCGCGGCACCGGCCTGGTGGTCTTTGACCCGAACCTGGTGTTTCTGGTCGTGGACAACATGTTCGGCGGCGACGGCCGTTTCCACACCCGTGTGGAAGGCCGCGATTTCACCGCCACCGAGAGCCGCATCATCATGGGCATGCTCGAGACCGTGTTCAAGGAGTACGAGCGCGCCTGGGCGCCGGTCTATGAACTGAAGCTCGAATATGTGCGCTCGGAAATGAACTCCCAGTTCGCCAACATCGCCACCCCGTCCGAGATCGTGGTCTCCACCATGTTCTCGCTCGAACTGGGCGGCGCCCAGGCAGACATGCACATCTGCTTCCCCTACTCCATGCTCGAGCCGATCCGCGAGACGCTCTACTCGACCATGCAGAGCGACAGCGTCACCCAGGATCGACGCTGGATCGGCACCATGACCAAGCAGATCAAGTCCGCCACGGTGGAACTGACTGCGAATCTGGGCGAGGCGACCGTAACCCTCAGAGACATCGTCAACATGCGTGTGGGCGATGTCATCCCTCTAAACGTACCCGAACGAATCAAGGGCGAAGTGGACGGCGTGACTGTCCTCGAAGGCCAGTACGGCGTGCTGAATGGCCAATACGCCCTTCGCGTCGACCGCATGATTCCACCGGAAGACTCCGACGATCCCCCCGATCCGGGAGAGCAAAATGGCTGA
- a CDS encoding flagellar basal body-associated FliL family protein — protein MAKGAKTEAEGEEAPKKGGGGKKLIIILLVVVILLLIAAGGVVFLLLSKKSADAEGGDGHGGAQQAHVEEHPPELKVDLSHPPTFVPLDPFTVNLAPEDGDHYLQVVMVLKVVDPTVAEQMKAFMPEIRHEVNLVLSSKRPSEISSIQGREALAVESMERVNYILGFEKPSEDKMRRNPGPWGPVITVLFNSFIIQ, from the coding sequence ATGGCCAAGGGCGCCAAAACCGAAGCTGAAGGCGAAGAAGCACCCAAGAAAGGAGGTGGTGGCAAGAAACTCATCATCATCCTGCTGGTGGTGGTGATCCTGCTGCTGATTGCCGCAGGCGGCGTGGTCTTCCTGCTGCTGAGCAAGAAGTCAGCCGATGCCGAAGGCGGTGACGGGCATGGAGGTGCCCAGCAGGCGCACGTCGAGGAGCATCCACCGGAACTCAAGGTGGATCTGTCTCACCCGCCCACGTTCGTGCCGCTGGACCCCTTCACGGTCAATCTGGCGCCCGAGGACGGCGACCACTATCTTCAGGTGGTGATGGTGCTCAAGGTGGTGGACCCGACCGTGGCCGAGCAGATGAAAGCCTTCATGCCGGAGATCCGCCACGAGGTGAATCTGGTGCTCTCGAGCAAGCGGCCCTCGGAAATATCGTCCATTCAGGGACGTGAGGCACTGGCGGTCGAATCCATGGAGCGGGTGAATTACATCCTCGGCTTCGAGAAGCCGTCGGAAGACAAAATGCGCCGCAACCCCGGCCCCTGGGGCCCGGTGATCACGGTGCTGTTCAACTCGTTCATCATTCAATAA
- a CDS encoding flagellar hook-length control protein FliK — protein MATAVKQTLTQLLQPTPAQAAGAQLRANGSDTAANAFSQTLERKMSEPERPPEPQAQRPQESAKPQERQAVQGKQAETEKPPEAAEPPRDTAPAEANAKPAGPREATGKESTDANEDATATADVDTTDDATAASEAATPAELIAGAPAALAVEAAKTAKPAAESAAAGVSLMDGKNTGKGGQPAELAAAVLSDDTAATDTKADLKGDVRADIGNGKGAAARVMDSDIRPGAAALREGTTNFAEQLEQRITAGVKPGEPLPMTAQGGQAAPGNATAAIAGGTPMQPAMPAAVKSALPSHLATPATSGDWPDAVGNRVLWLAGKDESKADLILTPPSLGKLEISLTVTGDTTTAQFTAATPAAREALEQAMPRLREMLEQAGITLAESNVNTASQDQASGGGQDGHGQRGRHGGSADMSMNAVSTPAGQWMTRGEGMIDTFA, from the coding sequence ATGGCCACCGCGGTAAAACAGACCCTGACGCAACTGCTGCAACCGACCCCGGCTCAGGCCGCGGGCGCCCAGTTGCGCGCCAATGGCAGCGACACGGCTGCCAACGCCTTCTCCCAGACCCTCGAACGCAAGATGTCCGAGCCCGAGCGCCCCCCCGAGCCCCAGGCCCAGCGCCCGCAGGAATCGGCCAAACCCCAGGAACGACAGGCAGTTCAGGGCAAGCAGGCTGAGACCGAGAAGCCGCCCGAGGCTGCCGAGCCGCCTCGCGATACGGCCCCGGCCGAGGCCAACGCCAAGCCGGCCGGGCCCCGTGAGGCCACGGGCAAGGAAAGCACTGACGCCAATGAAGACGCCACCGCGACGGCAGACGTCGACACCACCGACGATGCCACCGCGGCCAGCGAAGCGGCAACGCCGGCGGAACTGATTGCCGGCGCACCGGCAGCGCTTGCCGTCGAAGCGGCAAAGACCGCAAAGCCGGCCGCAGAATCCGCGGCGGCCGGTGTGTCGCTGATGGATGGCAAGAACACCGGGAAAGGCGGGCAGCCGGCGGAGCTGGCCGCAGCGGTGCTGTCCGACGACACCGCCGCCACAGACACGAAGGCCGACCTGAAAGGCGACGTGCGCGCCGATATCGGGAACGGCAAGGGTGCCGCTGCTCGTGTGATGGACTCGGACATCCGGCCCGGCGCTGCCGCCCTGCGCGAAGGCACCACGAATTTTGCCGAGCAACTGGAACAACGCATCACGGCGGGCGTAAAGCCGGGCGAGCCCCTGCCCATGACCGCACAGGGCGGACAGGCAGCGCCCGGCAATGCCACCGCAGCCATCGCCGGTGGCACGCCCATGCAACCCGCCATGCCGGCCGCGGTGAAGTCGGCCCTGCCCTCGCATCTGGCCACCCCCGCCACCAGTGGTGATTGGCCCGATGCGGTCGGAAACCGGGTGTTGTGGCTGGCCGGCAAGGATGAATCCAAGGCCGATCTGATTCTCACGCCCCCGTCGCTGGGCAAGCTGGAGATTTCGCTGACGGTGACTGGTGATACCACCACCGCGCAATTCACGGCGGCCACACCGGCAGCACGTGAAGCCCTCGAGCAGGCCATGCCGCGTTTGCGTGAAATGCTTGAACAGGCCGGCATCACGCTGGCCGAATCGAATGTGAACACCGCCTCGCAAGACCAGGCGAGCGGCGGTGGTCAGGACGGTCATGGCCAACGCGGCCGCCACGGCGGCAGCGCGGACATGAGCATGAACGCCGTCAGCACCCCGGCAGGTCAATGGATGACCCGGGGTGAAGGCATGATCGACACCTTTGCCTGA
- a CDS encoding flagellar assembly protein FliH, which yields MAFERNQAAGAYRKWEPPSFDAPPAPEPPELDVLEPAPEDADAPDAVQAEEETFDDAPAEPAFKLPTAEDIERIHEQAHKEGYNAGYEEGTARGRVEALQLHTLVESMDTALKQIDQDVAEEVVALAIEVARQMVIQNMKEHPGMVVEVVREALHHLPQGKAMIHLSPDDATLVREYLGEQLAHNEHRIVEDDTVARGGCRVEASGSVVDATVQTRWRRIMENLNCEDTDWEPQD from the coding sequence ATGGCGTTCGAACGCAACCAGGCTGCAGGCGCCTATCGCAAGTGGGAGCCCCCCAGTTTCGACGCGCCACCGGCACCTGAACCGCCTGAACTGGACGTGCTTGAGCCTGCGCCGGAGGACGCCGACGCACCCGACGCCGTCCAGGCCGAGGAAGAGACGTTCGATGACGCCCCCGCGGAACCGGCCTTCAAGCTGCCCACGGCGGAAGACATCGAACGCATCCACGAACAAGCGCACAAGGAAGGCTATAACGCCGGCTACGAGGAAGGCACCGCGCGCGGTCGCGTCGAGGCGCTGCAACTGCACACGCTGGTCGAGAGCATGGACACCGCGCTCAAGCAGATTGACCAGGACGTGGCCGAGGAAGTCGTGGCGCTGGCCATTGAAGTGGCCCGTCAGATGGTCATCCAGAACATGAAGGAGCACCCGGGCATGGTGGTCGAAGTGGTGCGCGAAGCCCTGCACCACCTGCCCCAGGGCAAGGCCATGATCCATCTCAGCCCGGACGACGCCACGCTGGTGCGCGAGTATCTGGGCGAACAGCTGGCGCACAACGAACACCGCATTGTCGAGGACGACACCGTGGCCCGCGGCGGCTGCCGGGTCGAAGCTTCCGGCTCGGTGGTCGATGCCACGGTGCAGACCCGCTGGCGGCGAATCATGGAGAACCTCAACTGCGAGGACACCGACTGGGAGCCTCAGGACTAA
- the fliI gene encoding flagellar protein export ATPase FliI, with the protein MERHTETWKHLLNDAQRLVGASSPFQLSGRLTRINGLVMEAAGLKLPLGSGCRIVVPGGGSVEAEVVGFNGERIYMMPTDDVFGLAPGAQVLPIEPVQPKLVAGQRTIPRRRASDRAKHLPLDDCLLGRVIDGAGRPLDGLGPIDAEHSRSLQSRPFNPLQRAPINQSLDVGIRAINSLLTVGRGQRLGLFAGSGVGKSVLIGMMARYTKADVIVVGLIGERGREVKEFIEHNLGEAGRARSVVVAAPADTSPLMRLQGAAYATTIAEYFRDQGKQVLLIMDSLTRYAMAQREIALAIGEPPVTRGYPPSVFARLPALVERAGNGPDGGGSITAFYTVLAEGDDQQDPIADSARAILDGHIVLSRTLADQGHYPAIDIEQSISRAMHNLIKPAHWDHVRKFKQLFSRYQRSRDLIAVGAYQPGSDPVLDQAVDAYPALETFLQQAIDEREGYEDAVAKLHRLFGDKL; encoded by the coding sequence ATGGAACGCCACACCGAAACCTGGAAGCACCTGCTCAACGACGCCCAGCGGCTCGTGGGCGCTAGCAGCCCGTTCCAGCTGTCGGGCCGGCTCACGCGCATCAACGGGCTGGTGATGGAAGCTGCCGGCCTGAAGCTGCCGCTCGGTTCCGGCTGCCGGATTGTGGTGCCGGGCGGCGGTTCGGTGGAAGCCGAGGTGGTCGGCTTCAACGGCGAGCGCATCTACATGATGCCGACCGACGACGTGTTCGGCCTTGCCCCCGGCGCCCAGGTCCTGCCGATCGAACCGGTACAACCCAAGCTCGTGGCCGGACAGCGCACCATTCCGCGCCGTCGTGCGTCGGACCGCGCCAAACACCTGCCGCTCGATGACTGCCTGCTCGGTCGCGTGATCGACGGCGCCGGCCGGCCGCTCGACGGACTCGGCCCCATCGACGCCGAGCACAGTCGCTCACTGCAAAGCCGCCCCTTCAACCCGCTGCAGCGCGCCCCGATCAATCAATCGCTCGATGTGGGCATTCGTGCCATCAATTCGCTGCTGACGGTAGGACGTGGCCAGCGGCTCGGCCTGTTTGCAGGCTCCGGCGTCGGTAAATCGGTGCTCATCGGCATGATGGCGCGCTACACCAAGGCCGACGTGATCGTGGTCGGGCTGATCGGCGAACGGGGCCGGGAGGTGAAGGAATTCATCGAACACAACCTGGGTGAAGCCGGCCGTGCCCGCTCGGTGGTGGTTGCCGCCCCGGCCGACACCAGCCCGCTCATGCGCCTGCAGGGCGCTGCCTACGCCACCACCATCGCCGAATACTTCCGCGATCAGGGCAAGCAGGTGTTGCTGATCATGGACTCCCTCACCCGCTACGCCATGGCCCAGCGCGAGATCGCCCTGGCCATCGGTGAACCGCCGGTCACGCGGGGCTACCCGCCCTCCGTATTCGCGCGCCTGCCGGCACTGGTCGAACGCGCCGGCAACGGGCCCGACGGCGGCGGCTCGATCACGGCCTTCTACACCGTGCTGGCCGAAGGCGATGACCAGCAGGACCCGATTGCCGATTCCGCCCGCGCGATTCTGGACGGCCATATCGTGCTGTCCCGCACCCTTGCCGATCAGGGCCACTACCCGGCCATCGACATCGAACAGTCGATCAGCCGCGCGATGCACAACCTCATCAAGCCGGCGCACTGGGACCATGTCCGCAAGTTCAAGCAGCTGTTCTCCCGCTATCAGCGCTCCCGCGACCTGATTGCCGTCGGGGCCTACCAGCCGGGCTCCGATCCGGTGCTCGATCAGGCGGTGGACGCTTATCCTGCGCTGGAAACCTTCCTGCAGCAGGCCATCGATGAGCGCGAAGGGTACGAAGACGCGGTCGCCAAGCTCCATCGCCTGTTCGGGGACAAGCTTTAA